CTCCATCTCGGCGACGTAGCGGTTGAGCGGCCCGCGGCTCGGCTCGTCGGCGACCCGCGGCAGCTCCTCCTCCACCCAGGTCCGCACGATCGCGGCGTCGACCTCGGGGTGGCACTGCACGCCCCACACCGTGTCGGTGAGCCGGGCGATCTGGACGGCCCCGTCGGCGCTGCGGGCGAGCACGACCGTGCCGTCAGGGAGCTCGGTCAGCACGTCGGAGTTCCAGTGCGCGACCGTCGTCGCTCCCGTGGAGGACCTGATCAGCGGGTCGGCCGCGGCCTCGGGCAGCCATCCCACGGCCTGCAGCCCGACGGTCGCGCCGCCCGGGTTGCGCTCGACGCCGCCGCCCAGGGCGAGGCCGGCGAGCTGGTGCCCGAGACAGATCCCCAGCGCCGGGGTGCGGGTCGTGGCGGCGGCACGCACGAGGGCGCGCACCGCCGGCAACCACGGGGTGCCCTCGTCGTCCCAGGAGTCCATCGCCCCGCCCAGCACGAGCAGGCCGTCGTACGACGTCAGGGGCGGGAGCGCGTCGCCGGCGTAGGGCCGTCGTACGTCGAGCCGGAGACCGGCCGCCTCCAGGTGCTCACCGAACCACCCGGCGGGGGCACCGTCCTCGTGCTGGACGACCAGGACGGACGTCGGCCGGGCCCCTTCTGAGTCGGCCACCGCTCAGATGACCGGGAGCATCTGGTCGCGCTCCCAGATCGAGACCTGGCCGCGGTAGGCGTC
This genomic window from Nocardioides marmoribigeumensis contains:
- a CDS encoding type 1 glutamine amidotransferase, whose product is MADSEGARPTSVLVVQHEDGAPAGWFGEHLEAAGLRLDVRRPYAGDALPPLTSYDGLLVLGGAMDSWDDEGTPWLPAVRALVRAAATTRTPALGICLGHQLAGLALGGGVERNPGGATVGLQAVGWLPEAAADPLIRSSTGATTVAHWNSDVLTELPDGTVVLARSADGAVQIARLTDTVWGVQCHPEVDAAIVRTWVEEELPRVADEPSRGPLNRYVAEMEQQEKDLRTQWEPLADAFAGLVRDGVA